The Streptomyces sp. Alt3 genome has a segment encoding these proteins:
- a CDS encoding serine/threonine-protein kinase — MSLRVGDPAEIGGYPLEARLGSGGMGTVFLARTSSGRPVAIKLIHQQFAADEEFRIRFRQEVAAARRVSGAFTAAVVDAAPEAEQPWMATTYIEGQTLAQRIAAEGPLGGAELRRLAIGLAEALRDIHRVGVVHRDLKPSNVVLSPEGPRVIDFGISRAADQQTLTMTGRVIGTPPFMSPEQLQAPRGVGPRSDVFSLGTLLVYAATGHGPFDADSPYLTAYQVVHEEPSLGVVPEALRAVVEPCLEKEPEGRPTADELLVLLRDLPDDLGGTGVHESGAGRTRDMITQHHVTQDTPPPAAPSSSAPPPAAPSDPLAGAAAGSADTSAGRRLRSRWRPVLAAAVAVAAIGGGVAALKAGNAGGGGDGDKGAGVAASAAPLPDGFGPWRRTVLGGREDIPDELRCVTHGDALFCGGGGVVAARIKPEDGSRVWTAKSPGVPVQGMHLIGATDDTVLGYRFAAEDAPQDPPSEVVAFDADDGRELWSVPSGAQSMAVTGRSRDAMVAGSAVVTVDASNSRFEARDAHSGEVAWTTSFPEGTQCAPVPAGPRFFAMCATDTEVDASEVRNPTLRPVDRTSGTWGSPIAVDGPAVPMGVRDGSLVLLQEHLEGAALTGYDGMARIDPVSGKVTYSRLDRTYAGTPGMADGVVYVAGQAGLVTALDPTTGREKWTRQTGVEGASGPVAGSGALYFSSATGRVVALSPNSGKPLWTTDPQVDGLTGEQGASPRVTVAGRVVVVAAAGNTLFAFDTQKPPKSG; from the coding sequence GTGTCGCTGCGTGTGGGCGATCCGGCCGAGATCGGCGGATATCCGCTGGAGGCCAGGCTCGGCTCGGGTGGTATGGGCACGGTCTTTCTCGCCCGTACGAGTTCGGGGCGGCCCGTCGCGATCAAACTGATCCACCAGCAGTTCGCGGCGGACGAGGAATTCCGCATCCGCTTCCGGCAGGAGGTGGCGGCGGCCAGGAGGGTGAGCGGCGCGTTCACCGCCGCCGTGGTCGACGCCGCTCCTGAGGCCGAGCAGCCGTGGATGGCGACGACCTACATCGAGGGGCAGACGCTTGCCCAGCGCATCGCCGCGGAGGGCCCGCTGGGCGGGGCGGAGCTGAGGAGGCTCGCCATCGGTCTGGCGGAGGCGCTGCGCGACATCCACCGGGTGGGAGTCGTCCACCGTGACCTGAAGCCCTCGAACGTCGTGCTCTCGCCCGAGGGCCCTCGTGTCATCGACTTCGGCATCTCACGCGCTGCGGACCAGCAGACACTGACGATGACCGGCCGGGTCATCGGTACGCCGCCCTTCATGTCGCCGGAGCAGTTGCAGGCGCCGCGTGGTGTGGGCCCGCGATCCGATGTCTTCTCCCTGGGGACGCTGCTGGTCTACGCGGCGACGGGCCACGGGCCCTTCGACGCGGACAGCCCCTACCTCACCGCGTATCAGGTGGTGCACGAGGAGCCGTCGCTGGGTGTCGTGCCCGAGGCCCTGCGTGCGGTCGTCGAACCGTGCCTGGAGAAGGAGCCCGAGGGGCGCCCCACGGCGGACGAGCTCCTCGTGCTGCTGAGGGACCTTCCGGACGACCTCGGCGGGACCGGCGTGCACGAGTCCGGCGCGGGCCGCACCCGCGACATGATCACCCAGCACCATGTGACGCAGGACACCCCGCCGCCCGCTGCCCCGTCGTCGTCCGCCCCGCCGCCCGCTGCCCCGAGCGACCCCCTGGCCGGTGCCGCCGCAGGGAGCGCCGACACCTCCGCCGGACGCCGCCTGCGCAGCCGATGGCGGCCCGTCCTCGCGGCCGCGGTCGCCGTGGCGGCGATCGGCGGGGGAGTCGCCGCGCTGAAGGCGGGAAATGCCGGAGGCGGCGGTGACGGCGACAAGGGCGCCGGCGTCGCCGCGTCCGCCGCCCCACTCCCGGACGGCTTCGGGCCGTGGCGCAGGACCGTGCTGGGAGGCCGGGAGGACATCCCCGACGAACTCCGCTGCGTGACTCACGGCGACGCCCTGTTCTGCGGGGGCGGTGGTGTCGTCGCGGCCCGCATCAAGCCCGAGGACGGCTCGCGTGTCTGGACGGCGAAGAGCCCGGGCGTCCCGGTCCAGGGCATGCACCTGATCGGCGCCACCGACGACACGGTGCTCGGTTACCGCTTCGCCGCCGAGGACGCCCCGCAGGACCCTCCCAGCGAGGTGGTGGCCTTCGACGCGGACGACGGCCGTGAGCTGTGGTCCGTGCCCTCCGGCGCCCAGTCGATGGCCGTCACGGGCCGGAGCCGGGACGCCATGGTGGCCGGCTCCGCCGTGGTGACGGTCGACGCCTCCAACTCCCGCTTCGAGGCCCGGGACGCGCACAGTGGCGAGGTCGCCTGGACGACGTCGTTCCCCGAGGGCACGCAGTGCGCTCCCGTGCCGGCCGGCCCGCGGTTCTTCGCCATGTGCGCGACGGACACCGAGGTGGATGCCTCGGAGGTGCGCAACCCCACCCTCCGGCCCGTCGACCGAACCTCCGGGACGTGGGGCAGCCCCATCGCGGTCGACGGCCCCGCCGTGCCGATGGGCGTCCGGGACGGCAGCCTCGTCCTCCTCCAGGAGCACCTGGAGGGAGCGGCGCTGACCGGCTACGACGGGATGGCGCGGATCGACCCGGTCTCGGGCAAGGTCACGTACTCGCGACTGGACAGGACATACGCGGGCACACCCGGCATGGCGGACGGCGTCGTCTACGTGGCCGGTCAGGCCGGTCTCGTCACGGCGCTCGACCCCACCACCGGCCGGGAGAAGTGGACGCGTCAGACGGGCGTGGAGGGCGCTTCGGGGCCCGTGGCGGGATCCGGCGCACTGTACTTCAGCTCTGCCACCGGCCGGGTCGTCGCGCTGTCACCGAACAGCGGCAAACCCCTGTGGACGACGGATCCGCAGGTCGACGGCCTGACGGGTGAGCAGGGCGCAAGCCCGCGCGTGACCGTCGCGGGGCGGGTGGTGGTCGTCGCCGCAGCCGGGAACACCCTCTTCGCCTTCGACACGCAGAAGCCGCCGAAGTCGGGCTGA
- a CDS encoding PP2C family protein-serine/threonine phosphatase produces MDGRNLELGELLTAAESAPPGESVGVIAHDLRKRFGADRVSFLFVDLMEQRLLRLTAPTDGDLEDAEEPIDLQGTVYDTVLRSQCQHVDADDEGGRRVISPVSNRGDCIGLLEVTLRYADDSVLGQINDAAHALAYIIVTDRRFTDLYHAGRRTTRTSLAAEIQHQLLPSASCCEAPQFTLAAGLVPADDIGGDTYDYTLDRDTLYLSITDAMGHDTESALLATLVTGALRGARRTGCDALRQAHRAHEALLSHSRGLATGQLLCIRLDTGTCELVNAGHPWPLRLRAGASEAEEVPLVVNLPFGVAAPTSYQLQELQLHPGDRLVLLTDGMQERGAAAVDLASLVSETRDLHPREAVRMLTTTVLEACRGNLNDDATVIVLDWHGTEGSAR; encoded by the coding sequence ATGGATGGCAGAAATCTGGAACTCGGCGAGCTTCTCACCGCAGCGGAGTCCGCGCCGCCGGGGGAGTCCGTCGGCGTGATCGCACACGATCTGCGCAAGCGCTTCGGGGCCGACCGCGTGTCGTTCCTGTTCGTCGATCTCATGGAGCAGCGGCTGCTGCGCCTGACCGCGCCGACCGACGGTGACCTGGAGGACGCCGAGGAACCGATCGATCTGCAGGGCACCGTCTACGACACGGTCCTGCGGAGCCAGTGCCAGCACGTGGACGCGGACGACGAGGGCGGGCGGCGGGTGATATCGCCGGTGAGCAATCGCGGCGACTGCATCGGTCTGCTGGAGGTGACGCTGCGGTACGCCGACGACTCCGTGCTCGGGCAGATCAACGACGCGGCCCACGCGCTGGCCTACATCATCGTCACGGACCGGCGCTTCACCGACCTGTACCACGCCGGCCGGCGGACCACCCGGACGAGTCTGGCCGCCGAGATCCAGCATCAGCTGCTCCCCTCGGCCTCCTGCTGCGAAGCCCCCCAGTTCACCCTCGCCGCAGGTCTCGTCCCGGCCGACGACATCGGCGGCGACACCTACGACTACACCCTCGACCGGGACACGCTGTACCTGTCCATCACCGACGCGATGGGCCACGACACCGAGTCCGCCCTGCTGGCGACGCTGGTCACGGGTGCGCTGCGCGGAGCCCGCCGCACCGGCTGCGACGCGCTCCGTCAGGCGCATCGCGCCCACGAGGCCCTGCTGTCCCACAGTCGCGGGCTGGCCACCGGACAGCTGCTGTGCATCCGTCTCGACACCGGCACCTGTGAACTGGTCAACGCCGGACATCCCTGGCCTCTGCGCCTGCGGGCAGGTGCCTCCGAAGCCGAGGAGGTGCCGCTCGTCGTCAATCTGCCGTTCGGGGTCGCCGCGCCCACCTCGTACCAGCTCCAGGAGCTGCAGTTGCACCCCGGAGACCGCCTGGTCCTGCTCACCGACGGCATGCAGGAGCGCGGTGCCGCCGCTGTCGATCTGGCTTCCCTCGTGAGCGAAACCCGTGACCTGCATCCCAGGGAGGCCGTGCGCATGCTGACCACAACGGTCCTGGAAGCCTGCCGGGGCAACCTCAACGACGACGCCACCGTCATCGTCCTGGACTGGCACGGCACCGAGGGGTCCGCCCGCTGA
- a CDS encoding TetR/AcrR family transcriptional regulator: MTADPTAATRPRNRKQLIVEAAGRVFSERGYHMASMEKIAAGVGITAAALYRHFPNKYALFAECADLMADRLVVAVDEVPSGASSTDVLTAVTRVTVAHRASGGVYRWEARYLNHEDRRQLRAKFRHVIGRVDEAVQREHPLPDGRLRAVAALGAIGSITMHHTSIAQRRAEELLLASALRVASAAPAASRGGVRTVEVVAHPVPRTRRAQILAAAIPLFARDGFASVTNGQIAEAVGLAPSALYRHYSGKVDILAAACLQAAGLLAREVDQSLHEVSGPREAIGALAATYVAYSFEYTALNSVAEAELVGLPADLRRPLVLAQREHIAVWEQQLRLARPELDPRQARVLVHAGFGVAVEAGRGLRWQDGPDHRDAVTALVMGALGF, from the coding sequence GTGACCGCCGATCCGACCGCGGCCACCCGGCCCCGCAATCGCAAGCAGCTCATCGTCGAGGCGGCCGGCCGGGTCTTCAGCGAGCGTGGCTATCACATGGCGTCCATGGAGAAGATCGCCGCCGGCGTGGGCATCACGGCGGCGGCCCTGTACCGGCACTTCCCGAACAAGTACGCACTGTTCGCCGAATGCGCCGATCTGATGGCGGACCGGCTCGTCGTCGCCGTCGACGAGGTACCGTCCGGGGCGTCGTCGACGGATGTGCTCACCGCCGTCACCCGGGTCACCGTCGCACACCGCGCATCGGGCGGCGTGTACCGGTGGGAGGCCCGGTACCTCAACCACGAGGACCGCCGGCAGCTCAGGGCGAAGTTCAGGCATGTCATCGGGCGGGTGGACGAGGCGGTGCAGCGCGAGCACCCACTGCCCGACGGGCGTCTGAGGGCCGTGGCGGCCCTCGGCGCCATCGGGTCGATCACCATGCATCACACGTCGATCGCTCAACGCCGTGCCGAGGAACTGCTGCTGGCGTCCGCGCTGCGGGTGGCCTCGGCTGCTCCCGCGGCGTCCCGGGGCGGTGTCCGCACGGTCGAGGTGGTCGCCCACCCGGTACCACGCACGCGACGCGCGCAGATCCTCGCGGCCGCCATCCCCCTGTTCGCGCGTGACGGGTTCGCCAGCGTCACGAACGGGCAGATCGCGGAGGCGGTGGGGCTGGCCCCGTCGGCGCTCTACCGTCACTACTCCGGCAAGGTCGACATCCTGGCGGCGGCGTGTCTCCAGGCGGCGGGACTCCTCGCCCGGGAGGTGGACCAGAGCCTCCACGAGGTGTCCGGCCCGCGCGAGGCCATCGGCGCGCTGGCGGCGACCTATGTGGCCTACAGCTTCGAGTACACCGCGCTCAACAGCGTCGCCGAGGCCGAGCTCGTCGGGTTGCCCGCCGACCTGCGGCGCCCCCTGGTCCTCGCACAGCGCGAACACATCGCGGTCTGGGAGCAGCAGTTGCGGCTGGCCCGTCCCGAGCTGGACCCGCGCCAGGCCCGGGTGCTGGTGCACGCCGGATTCGGCGTCGCGGTCGAGGCCGGTCGCGGGCTGCGGTGGCAGGACGGCCCGGACCACCGTGACGCCGTGACCGCGCTGGTCATGGGGGCCCTGGGCTTCTGA
- a CDS encoding oxygenase MpaB family protein, with protein MHNLDRRKVLSLGVALGLVGAADPAKAWAWASKDSVAGSGTGVDPEYVWDSATDPLMVSLLQNGQVPAVNTAMAGWVNNGDALPAGLPAELTAHLRTVNKLPPWADPVKLARAADFNRRKDTYLFVLYGLGSGIMSTVIPREARSVYWSVGGADMKDRAAKTFTFGYDLSQLDAFKPTGQFVVTANKTRLVHGAVRHLLPQSPHWRAVTDQSVPISAADILVTFHSLGTFVRRRLLDWKVPMSAADQEAFLHSWQVALHLLGVPDEYIPQTWAAAEAQSAQVLTPILAPTPEGLDLAEVLLGLTAEIDLGVTRGFLNEFVRYVLSNEVGDWLKLPRDYAAAALVRTVWPAFILFREGLSPVMPGTFYMFDQFVRGLAMLFLNKGSSTTTTPITIPTGNRPG; from the coding sequence ATGCACAATCTCGACAGGCGAAAAGTCCTGTCCCTCGGTGTCGCACTCGGCCTCGTGGGCGCGGCAGACCCCGCCAAGGCGTGGGCGTGGGCGTCGAAGGACTCGGTGGCAGGCAGCGGCACCGGTGTCGATCCGGAGTACGTCTGGGACAGCGCGACGGATCCGCTGATGGTCTCGCTGCTCCAGAACGGTCAGGTTCCGGCGGTCAACACCGCGATGGCGGGGTGGGTGAACAACGGGGACGCGCTGCCCGCCGGGCTGCCGGCCGAACTCACCGCGCATCTGCGGACGGTCAACAAGCTGCCGCCCTGGGCCGACCCGGTCAAGCTCGCACGCGCGGCCGACTTCAACAGGCGCAAGGACACCTACCTGTTCGTGCTGTACGGCCTCGGCAGCGGGATCATGAGCACGGTGATCCCCCGCGAGGCCAGAAGCGTCTACTGGTCGGTGGGCGGCGCCGACATGAAGGACCGCGCGGCCAAGACGTTCACGTTCGGCTACGACCTGTCCCAGCTGGACGCCTTCAAGCCGACGGGGCAGTTCGTCGTCACCGCCAACAAGACCCGGCTGGTGCACGGCGCGGTGCGACACCTGCTTCCGCAGTCGCCCCACTGGCGGGCGGTCACCGACCAGTCCGTCCCCATCAGCGCCGCGGACATCCTGGTCACCTTCCACAGTCTGGGAACCTTCGTGCGCAGGAGGCTGCTCGACTGGAAGGTCCCGATGTCCGCCGCGGACCAGGAAGCCTTCCTGCATTCCTGGCAGGTCGCCCTTCATCTGCTCGGCGTACCGGACGAGTACATCCCCCAGACCTGGGCGGCCGCGGAAGCGCAGTCGGCGCAGGTGCTCACCCCGATCCTCGCCCCGACACCGGAGGGTCTCGACCTGGCCGAGGTACTGCTCGGCCTGACCGCGGAGATCGATCTCGGTGTCACGCGTGGGTTCCTGAACGAGTTCGTGCGCTACGTGCTCAGCAACGAGGTCGGCGACTGGCTGAAACTCCCGCGCGACTACGCGGCGGCGGCCCTCGTCCGCACGGTCTGGCCCGCCTTCATCCTGTTCCGCGAGGGCCTGTCGCCCGTCATGCCCGGCACCTTCTACATGTTCGACCAGTTCGTGCGGGGCCTGGCCATGCTGTTCCTCAACAAGGGGAGCTCCACGACCACCACGCCGATCACGATCCCGACGGGGAACCGGCCTGGCTGA
- a CDS encoding acyl-CoA dehydrogenase family protein, which translates to MATDKTSAAASGYVQPEVDVRALTEVLDGEYAGIRDLVRTNLVTHASVLEEADELGVDAYRERVRELVVDMAATGQTGMGFPAEYGGGGDVGASIAAFETLAFGDLSVLVKVGVQFGLFGGAILHLGTGRHHDAYLPDLITGELMGCFAMTETGHGSNVQALGTLAVYDAGTQEFVITTDGDQARKDYIGNAARHAELAVVFAQLEVDGTAEGVHAFVVPIRSGGEVVPGVQIEDDGRKMGLNGVDNGRIRFDGVRVPREALLNRFADVTVEGVYESSIENPDRRFFTMLGTLVQGRVSVGGAGVNAAKVALAIATKYAVRRRQFDAASDTEEQLLLDYGLHQRRLLPLLARTYALHFAQDVVRTQLHEVFSGIEDDAQARRLLESRAAGTKALGTWHATRVVQECREACGGAGYLAVNRFAALKSDSDIFTTFEGDNHVLLQLVAKGLLTHYASEFEDLDQLGMVRHVTGLAVETVIEKTSAHKLLERVRDLLPGGDEWDQEAGLLDSEYQLAMLRYREEHMLAGVARRLKRGIDQKRNAGVVFSQVQDHVIAVAHAHVERLVLEAFVDKVRTQPEGGNKVALGLLCDLFALSTIEADRAWFMEHGRLTVQRSKAISREVNDLCRKVRPLAVDLVDAWGIPPEMLRAPDLVG; encoded by the coding sequence ATGGCCACTGACAAGACATCCGCTGCTGCGAGCGGATACGTGCAGCCCGAGGTCGACGTCCGGGCGCTGACCGAGGTGCTCGACGGCGAGTACGCCGGGATCCGGGACCTCGTCCGGACCAACCTGGTGACGCATGCCTCCGTCCTCGAGGAGGCCGACGAACTCGGCGTCGACGCGTACCGTGAGCGGGTGCGTGAGCTCGTGGTCGACATGGCCGCGACCGGTCAGACCGGCATGGGCTTTCCGGCGGAGTACGGCGGCGGCGGTGACGTCGGAGCCTCGATCGCCGCGTTCGAGACGCTGGCCTTCGGTGATCTGTCGGTCCTGGTGAAGGTCGGCGTGCAGTTCGGGCTCTTCGGCGGCGCGATCCTGCATCTGGGCACAGGGCGTCACCACGACGCCTACCTGCCGGACCTGATCACCGGAGAGCTGATGGGCTGCTTCGCGATGACCGAGACCGGGCACGGCTCCAACGTGCAGGCGCTCGGCACCCTCGCGGTGTACGACGCCGGCACCCAGGAGTTCGTCATCACCACCGACGGCGACCAGGCGCGCAAGGACTACATCGGCAACGCGGCCCGCCACGCCGAGCTCGCGGTCGTCTTCGCCCAGCTGGAGGTGGACGGGACGGCCGAGGGCGTGCACGCTTTCGTCGTGCCGATCCGGTCCGGCGGAGAAGTGGTCCCCGGCGTACAGATCGAGGACGACGGGCGCAAGATGGGCCTCAACGGCGTCGACAACGGCCGTATCCGGTTCGACGGGGTGCGGGTGCCGCGCGAGGCGTTGCTCAACCGGTTCGCCGACGTCACCGTCGAAGGCGTGTACGAAAGCTCGATCGAGAACCCCGACCGGCGCTTCTTCACCATGCTCGGCACCCTGGTGCAGGGCCGGGTCAGCGTCGGAGGCGCCGGGGTCAACGCGGCCAAGGTCGCCCTGGCGATCGCCACGAAGTACGCCGTCCGGCGCCGGCAGTTCGACGCGGCCTCGGACACGGAGGAGCAGTTGCTTCTCGACTACGGTCTCCACCAGCGCCGTCTGCTGCCGCTCCTCGCGCGTACGTACGCGCTGCACTTCGCGCAGGACGTCGTGCGCACGCAACTGCACGAAGTCTTCTCCGGCATCGAGGACGACGCGCAGGCGCGGCGCCTCCTGGAGTCGCGGGCCGCCGGCACCAAGGCGCTCGGCACCTGGCATGCCACCCGGGTCGTTCAGGAGTGCCGTGAGGCGTGCGGCGGGGCCGGCTATCTCGCCGTCAACCGGTTCGCCGCCCTCAAGAGCGACAGCGACATCTTCACCACCTTCGAGGGCGACAACCACGTCCTGCTGCAGCTCGTGGCCAAGGGCCTGCTCACCCACTACGCGAGCGAGTTCGAGGACCTGGACCAGCTCGGCATGGTCCGCCACGTCACCGGCCTCGCCGTCGAGACGGTCATCGAGAAGACCTCGGCGCACAAGCTGCTCGAACGGGTACGCGACCTGCTGCCCGGCGGCGACGAGTGGGACCAGGAAGCCGGTCTGCTCGACTCCGAATACCAACTGGCCATGCTCCGCTACCGCGAGGAGCACATGCTCGCCGGTGTGGCCCGTCGGCTCAAGCGCGGGATCGACCAGAAGCGCAATGCCGGGGTCGTGTTCTCGCAGGTGCAGGACCACGTCATCGCGGTGGCCCACGCGCACGTCGAGCGGCTGGTGCTGGAGGCGTTCGTCGACAAGGTGCGTACGCAGCCCGAGGGCGGCAACAAGGTCGCGCTCGGCCTGCTGTGCGACCTGTTCGCCCTGTCGACGATCGAGGCGGACCGGGCCTGGTTCATGGAACACGGCCGGCTGACCGTCCAGCGTTCCAAGGCGATCAGCCGTGAGGTGAACGACCTCTGCCGCAAGGTCCGGCCCCTCGCCGTCGATCTCGTCGACGCCTGGGGCATCCCGCCCGAGATGCTGCGCGCGCCGGACCTCGTGGGCTGA
- a CDS encoding geranyl diphosphate 2-C-methyltransferase, whose translation MTHTELAPAATATSGSVRIPRPASPYQGDIARYWDGEARPVNLRLGDVDGLYHHHYGIGEVDHAALGDAEDSESEKKLIAELHRLESAQAEYLLGHLGDIGGDDTLVDAGCGRGGSMVMAHQRFGCKVEGVTLSAKQADFANGRARELGIQDHVRARVCNMLSTPFETGSAAASWNNESSMYVDLHDLFAEHSRVLEVGGRYVTITGCWNPRYGQPSKWVSQINAHFECNIHSRREYLRAMADNRLVPQAVVDLTPDTLPYWELRATSSLVTGIEEAFINSYKDGSFQYLLIAADRV comes from the coding sequence GTGACCCACACCGAACTCGCACCCGCCGCCACCGCAACCTCGGGCTCCGTGCGGATCCCCCGCCCGGCGTCCCCCTACCAGGGGGACATCGCCCGCTACTGGGACGGTGAGGCCCGGCCTGTGAACCTGCGTCTCGGCGATGTCGACGGGCTCTACCACCACCACTACGGCATCGGCGAGGTGGACCACGCCGCTCTCGGCGACGCCGAGGACAGCGAGAGCGAGAAGAAGCTGATCGCCGAGCTGCACCGGCTGGAGTCGGCGCAGGCCGAGTACCTTCTGGGGCACCTCGGTGACATCGGCGGCGACGACACCCTGGTCGACGCCGGCTGCGGGCGCGGCGGCTCGATGGTGATGGCTCACCAGCGCTTCGGGTGCAAGGTCGAAGGTGTCACGCTCTCGGCCAAGCAGGCGGACTTCGCCAACGGCCGTGCCCGTGAGCTCGGCATCCAGGACCATGTCCGCGCCCGGGTCTGCAACATGCTCTCCACGCCGTTCGAGACCGGTTCGGCCGCGGCTTCGTGGAACAACGAGTCGAGCATGTACGTCGACCTGCACGACCTCTTCGCCGAGCACTCCCGCGTCCTCGAGGTCGGTGGTCGTTACGTCACGATCACCGGCTGCTGGAACCCGCGCTACGGCCAGCCCTCGAAGTGGGTGTCCCAGATCAACGCCCACTTCGAGTGCAACATCCACTCGCGCCGGGAGTACCTGCGCGCCATGGCCGACAACCGTCTCGTGCCTCAGGCCGTCGTCGACCTCACCCCGGACACCCTCCCCTACTGGGAGCTGAGGGCCACGTCCTCGCTGGTCACGGGAATCGAGGAAGCGTTCATCAACTCGTACAAGGACGGGTCCTTCCAGTACCTCCTCATCGCGGCGGACCGCGTCTGA
- a CDS encoding family 2 encapsulin nanocompartment cargo protein terpene cyclase, with translation MPAPELPPPQSSLPEAASRFGAHLLAAAAHVLDAEDVSGGPSCAPSLPAPPVTSASALAARPLPGAPAAEAPAPSAGLERILRGPSGLGTAGLRLFPRDEPQTPSSAPAATEGTPVPGLYHHPVPEPDPVRVEEVSRRIKAWALDEVSLYPEDWEEQFDGFSVGRYMVGCHPDAPTVDHLMLATRLMVAENAVDDCYCEDHGGSPVGLGERLLLAHTALDPLYTTREYQPQWAESLHADAPRRAYRSAMEYFVRAASASQADRFRHDMARLHMGYLAEAAWAQLDHVPEVWEYLAMRQFNNFRPCPTITDTVGGYELPADLHAQAGLQKVIALAGNATTIVNDLYSYTKELDAPGHHLNLPVVIAEREGLSDRDAYLKSVEVHNDLMHDFESEAAALAEACPAPGVHRFLRGVAAWVDGNHNWHQSNTYRYSLPDFW, from the coding sequence ATGCCCGCACCTGAGCTGCCACCACCACAGTCGAGCCTGCCGGAGGCCGCTTCCCGCTTCGGGGCGCACCTGCTCGCCGCCGCGGCGCACGTACTCGACGCCGAGGACGTGAGCGGCGGCCCGTCCTGCGCGCCCTCCCTGCCCGCCCCGCCCGTGACCTCCGCGTCCGCCCTCGCCGCCCGGCCCCTCCCCGGCGCCCCGGCAGCCGAGGCGCCGGCACCGAGCGCCGGCCTGGAACGGATCCTGCGTGGCCCCAGCGGTCTGGGCACGGCGGGCCTGCGCCTGTTCCCGCGGGACGAGCCGCAGACACCGTCGTCCGCGCCGGCGGCCACGGAAGGGACACCGGTCCCGGGCCTTTACCACCACCCCGTGCCCGAGCCCGACCCGGTGCGGGTCGAGGAGGTCAGCCGAAGGATCAAGGCGTGGGCCCTGGACGAGGTCTCGCTGTATCCCGAGGACTGGGAGGAGCAGTTCGACGGCTTCTCCGTGGGCCGGTACATGGTCGGCTGCCACCCGGACGCGCCCACCGTCGACCACCTCATGCTCGCCACGCGCCTGATGGTGGCCGAGAACGCGGTGGACGACTGCTACTGCGAGGACCACGGGGGTTCGCCCGTCGGCCTCGGCGAAAGGCTTCTGCTGGCGCACACGGCACTGGACCCCCTGTACACGACGAGGGAGTACCAGCCGCAGTGGGCGGAGTCGCTCCACGCGGACGCGCCCCGGCGTGCCTACCGCTCAGCCATGGAGTACTTCGTACGGGCGGCCAGCGCCTCCCAGGCGGACCGGTTCCGGCACGACATGGCCCGGCTGCACATGGGGTACCTCGCCGAAGCGGCCTGGGCCCAGCTGGACCACGTCCCCGAGGTGTGGGAGTACCTGGCGATGCGCCAGTTCAACAACTTCCGCCCCTGCCCGACCATCACCGACACCGTCGGCGGCTACGAACTGCCCGCGGACCTGCACGCCCAGGCCGGCCTGCAGAAGGTCATCGCGCTCGCGGGAAACGCGACGACCATCGTGAACGACCTGTACTCCTACACCAAGGAACTCGACGCTCCCGGCCATCACCTGAATCTTCCGGTGGTGATCGCCGAACGGGAGGGCCTCTCCGACCGGGACGCCTATCTGAAGTCGGTCGAGGTCCACAACGACCTCATGCACGACTTCGAGAGCGAGGCCGCGGCCCTGGCCGAGGCCTGTCCGGCGCCCGGCGTGCACCGCTTCCTGCGGGGCGTGGCCGCCTGGGTCGACGGCAACCACAACTGGCACCAGTCCAACACCTACCGCTACAGCCTGCCCGATTTCTGGTAA